The genomic region gctcagcagtcactcctgacttggaggaccatatgggacgccgggggattgaaccgaggtccgtcctaggctagcactggcaaggcaaacaccttatctctagcgccaccgggCCAGCCCCACCAGCACTCCATTCTGTCCCTGAAACTTTCTATTTCATATCACTGAATTCCCCACAAGAGACCCCACAGTGGAGTCTGTGTATGACCTACTGGTGACTTCACCTCTAATACCTCTCTGTTATCTTTGTAGAAATATACTTTATTTCCCATCCCCTAATGCACAATAAAGAAGACAAATTGGTGTGTTAGTCCTAGAATCCTTATTCCCCACTCAGGATATGTCATGCCCCTGATAGCCTGCAGAGGGCAGATCCACTCAGAACTACAAATGCATCCAGAGGAACCCGCTTACCTTAGCCAGCTTTTCATGGTAATCAGGACTCCCCTTCTTGCCCCGAAGACTGGGGGGCACAAACCAGAAACACACATTGACAAACTCAGGCTGAAAGGGATGAGGCAGGGAAAGGTGTGAGTCTAGGGGGTCAGTTCCTCATGGCCCTTTTTACCATTTAGGTCAAACACACAAGCCTAGGGGGTCCAGTTCCTCACGGCCCTTTTTCCCATTTAGGTCACAcatagagacacacacagagacacacagacagacagacagacagacagacagacagacacacacacacacagagtcatacCTCCATGACAAGCTCAAATCCTTCCCGCTTCTTCATCTCCTCCACCAGGTACCTGTAAACAGAGAAAAATCCCAGATGAAGGAAAGGCTGGGCTACAAAAACAAGAGATGTAAAGTATGTGCCGGAGAATGAGAGACTAGGAGGGGGCACAGAGGGTAAATGTCAGCAGAGGAACTGGGACCACCCACCACTCCTACCGGCTAAGGGCAAAGGCCTGGTCCACACGCAGCTCCAGCCCTTTGCTACCCAGAGCTTTCCACATGAGCCACAGCTTCAGACAGTCCACCCGGCGGCCACATTGCACCACCTTGTCACCTGTGTCCAGAGCCACGTCATAGAACTTGTCCTGCTGGAACAGGTAGCTGGCCTGGGAGCCGTGGCAGTGCTTGAGAAGGTTCTGCAGAGGTGCAGGGAGGCTGTCAGCCTCTCCCTGCAGCTCCTGCTGGGGCTACCTGGAAGGAACCTCTTGGCCCACATCAGATCTTTTTTTCCTAAAACCAGGCAGCACTAAGGGGGTGGCTGCAGGAAATCTGgatcccacccacccactcaacTCTAAAGATCTCCCAATACCCCAAGTTCTTCCCAAATTCAACTGGAATTCAACTCCTACTGGAAAATAGAATATGGGCCACTATACGGAAATATGGGTCATGGAGATGAGTGACAAAGCCCAATGAGGTAACAGACATTTAGCAGTAGAGAGGCTCATCAGAACACACTAGAGTTACCAGGCAGCCCCTCTGAGGTGGGCAAAAGAAGCCAAGTGAAGCCCAGGCAAGGCTGGGGGGCAGACCCACCGAGGTGTCCCGGAGAAGAAGGGCGGAGCACTGCAGGCCTGCAGTGAGGAGCTTGTGCGGATTCCAGGCCACAGAGTCAGCCCTACAATGAGTCAGGGGGAACTGGGTGGGCTGCCAACCAGAACACCCACATTTCCACCTCTTCAAGGCCTCACCCATTGCCAACACTCAGGAAGAATCCCCACTCTGACCCCTGGGCTCCCACCCCAGTCACCATCTCCATCTCCAGTTCCTCTCCCACCTCTCCTTCCCCATCTTTACCAAAGCCCCTGAGTCACAACTGTTCTCTAAATGAAGGTTTGAAAAGGCAAGACTGGTGGGGGTAGTGGACAGTTAGGGCATGGGGATGCGACATGTGCACCTCTGGATCCCAGCCAGGAGATGTCTGTGTGTCTTGGACAGCAGGACGCTCCCACCCCAAGCGGCCTGGGGAGTGGAAGGTCAAGGTCAGCCTCAGCCTCAGCTCAACCCAGCCCGCTCTCAGGCCTGGGCCCACTCACGTCCACGTGCAGCCACAGTCCATGCCGGTGGCACACATCAGCGATCTCCTCCAGGGGGTCGAAGGCCCCGAGCACAGTGGTGCCGGAGGTGGCACTGACCAGAAAGGGGACAGCACCCTGCACACAAGTAGAGGAAGAAGGTATGAGGCCCACTCAGAAGCTCCATGAAGCCTGGTGCTGGGCCCAGCATCAAACTCTTCTGAGTCTCACTTGGGCCCTTCTAACTGGCCAACAAATTACTGTCCCCTTTGAAGGACAGAGGATGATACAGATTAAAAGCGATTAAGAAACTCACTGTTggtggctggaacaatagtatagcaggtggggcatttgccttacatttcatacagccaacccaggttcaagcaccccatataatccctagagcacctccaagagtgattcctgagtgcagagccagaagtaagccctgagcacagctgggtgtggccaaaaatactaaaacaaacaaatgaaacctCACTATCAAGCTGAAACTTGAAACCtaggtgggtggtgggtggtgggacTGCCCTCCATGAAGGAGTCCCAGGTTTCAGCCCCAGCAATGCATGGTCCCTCCAGCATCACCAAACAAAACAGACCCTGAaaatcactgagtgtggcacaaaatcaATGTCAAAACAAGTAAAATCAGGGAGATAGGGGCCGGAGCTAGCATAactttaaggcatttgccttgcactcggccaatacaggatgaaccctggttctaattccagcatcccatatggtcctccaagcctgccaggtgcgacttctgagtgcagagccaggagtaacttctgagtgccgcgggtgtgacccaaaaaccaaaaccaaataagcaaaaaattctCAGGTCTCTCTGATGTTCAAAAATAGAACCTCCTTCAAATAactgggaggccagagtgatagtacagcaggcaggtgcttgctttgcatacagctgacctgggtttggttcctgatATCCCAAATGGACCCCTGAACCCAAATAGAAGTTATCgatgagtacaaaaccaggagtaagccctgagtacatactgctgtggctcaaaacaaacaaaaaaattggactGATTGGGCCAGAATCTGCAGTACTGCACGTCAGGCattaaccttgcatgtggccaacagattcaatccctgggatcctaAAAGATCTCCAGAGCCCACTGGGAGCAATTCCTGCGTGCAAAGCtgggaataggccctgagcaccaccgagtatggcccagaaaaaaattactggagtaatatagtacagcaggtagagcatttgccttgcatgcatacaatctaagtttgatccctggtacccacatggtcccaagccctgccagaaattattcctgggcaAGGAGGAAGCACCTTGAGAACCACTGGTAtagtccaaaaaataaacaaacaaaaaaactctagtATTATAGTGGAAGatcaaattaatattataattatataattataatatataataatataattttatttgtggggccgaagagagcACAGTGGTTGGCATTTTCctggcacaaggctgacccaggacagatgatggttctattcctggcatcccagatggtcccctgagcctgccaggagcgatttctgagtgcagaaccaggagtaacccctgagcaccaccggatgtgacccaaaaataaataaataaataaaagcatcaaagttattgaaaaataaatttatttgtgtggtttatggtagtgctcaaggacttCTGGCTCAAGGTTCATAGGActggagcacatattttgcatgtggtAGGCTCAGTGGTTTGGCCCTCACTATTACATTGTCcttgacctctgagcaccaaatcAGAAATAGTTCtgatcggggctggagagatagcatggaggtaaggcgtttacctttcatgtagaaggtcatcggttggaatcccggtgtcccatatggtccccccgtgcctgccaggagcaatttctgagcacggagccaggaaaaacccctgaacactgccgggtgtgacccagaaaccacacacacacacacaaaaaaaagggggccggcgaggtggcgctagaggtaaggtgtctgacttgcaagcgccagccaaggatggaccgaggtttgatcccccggtgtcccatatggtcccccccaagccaggagcaatttctgagtactaagccaggagtaacccctgagcatcaaacgggtgtagcccgaaaaaacaacaacaaaaaaaaaaacaaaaaaaaatagttctgatCACTGTTGGTGTGCCCTATTTCCCAAATTAATTAGTATCAATGTTTATGCAGTAAttgaatcagattttttttttttgtggtttttgggtcacacccggcagtgctcagggtttattcctggctccatgctcagaaattgctcctggcaggcacgggggaccatatgggacgccgggattcgaaccaatgaccttctgcatgaaaggcaaacgccttacctccatgctatctctccggccccatgaatcagatttttttttaaatctacctaTAAAGAAAAGCCCAGACTCAGATAACTTCACTCATCAATGTTTatcaaatgtttaaataaagaatgcaGGGATTGGAGAGACAAAGTGagtagggttcaattcccagtaccccatttggtcccctgagcaccatcaagaataatccctagggcccagagagatagcacagtggtgtttgccttgcaagcagccgatctaggaccaaaggtggttggttcaaatccctgtgtcctatatggtcccccgtgcctgccaggagctatttctgagcagacagccaggagtaacccctgagcaccacctggtatggcccaaaaaccaaaaaaaaaaaaaaaaaaaaaaagaataatccctggattgggccaggaaggtggcgctagaggtaaggtgtatgccttgcaagtgctagcgtaggacagacagcggttagatcctccggagtcccatatggtccccccaagctaagggctatttctgagcacatagccaggagtaacccctgagcatcaaacgggtatggcccaaaaacaaaaaaacaaaaacaaaaataagaagaataaTACCTGGGCCcggggcagtggcactagaggtaaggtgtctgccttgccagcgctagcctaggacagactgtggttagatacccctggtgttccatatggtcccccaagccaggagcgacttctgagtacatagccaggagtaacccctgagcttcaacaggtatggctcaaaaacaaaacaaaacaaaacaaaacaaaaaaaaagaataatccctgagcacagagataggagtaagccttgaaaactactgggtgtggtcaaaaaacaaacataaaaaccaaTCTTAGCATTTGCATGATTGGTGAGTTATAACAACATTGTATccctaaaatatatgtgtatttacactcttgtttttttgtttttgtttttgtttttgggccacacccggcggtgctcaggggtcacttctggctgtctgctcagaaatagctcctggcaggcacaggggaccatatgggacaccgggattagaaccaaccacctttggtcctggatcggctgcttgcaaggcaaacgccgctgtgctatctctccgggcccgtatttacactcttgtaaaaaaaaaaaaaacttgttaaaaatcaaatttaaaaataataaattcacagGACTgtagagatggcatggaggtagggccttgcatgaagaagaatggtggttcaaatcctggcatcgcatatggtccccagagcctgccaggatcaatttctgagtgtagagccaagagtaacccctgagcgctgctgggtgtgacccaaaccccccccaaataaataataataataaatttagggccaaagtgatagtacagcaggtagggaatacatacaccactaggtgtgacccaaaaacaaacaaatatactaatattaaacctaatcggggccgggcggtggcgctggaggtaaggtgcctgccttgcctgcgctagcctaggacggaccgcggttcgatcccccggcgtcccatatggtcccccaagaagccaggagcaacttctgagcacacagccaggagtaacccctgagcgtcacagggtgtggcccaaaaaccaaaaaaaaaaaaaacctaatggaggagccggagagatagcacagtggcatttgccttgcaagcagcctatccaaaactcccccgtgcctgccaggagctatttctgagtagatagccaggagtaacccttgagcgctgccaggtgtagcccaaaaaccaaaaaaaaaaaaaaaaaaaaaggggccgggcggtggcgctggaggtaaggtgcctgccttgcctgcgctagcctaggacggaccgcggttcgatcccccggcgtcccatatggtcccccaagaagaagccaggagcaacttctgagcgcatagccaggagtaacccctgaatgtcacagggtgtggcccaaaaaccaaaaaaaaaaaaaaacctaatggagcggggccagagaaatagcatggaggtaaggcatttgccttgcatgaagaagattggtggttcgaatcccggtattccatatggtcccctgagcctgccaggatcgatttctgagcagagccaggagttacccttcagcgctgccgggtgtgacctaaaaaccaaaaccaaacaaaagaaaacactaatAGAGCTGGAAAGATGAGCTAAAGGGCTAGGGTGCTTCACATATAggagaccacggttcaatccacACCACTACATGGACTGAgactgcctggagtgacccctgagcattgagccaggattaatctctgagcaccactaggagtactccccaaataaaaagaagcaaatatGGAGATAGCATGTGAAAACTTACTACAAGGCAATGTGTAGCTAAGGCAGTGTGCATTACAGAAGCAACATACAGTTAGAAGGAAAACCCAGAAATAAGTCCTCACTTTCACATACAACTTATTGGAAGCAGgttggggttattcttggctctgtgctccaggtcACTCCAGGTAGAgagcaaggcaagcagcttaaccccagtcctatctctctggtcctatctgctgtactaccactaTAGCCCTGGAAATGGgtcttctaagtttttttttttttttttttttaagatttttggttGTCCTAGAGCCCTTAAATTTTTACAgaaataagggccggagagatagcatggaggtaagatgtttgcctttcatgcagaaggtccatggttcaaatcccggtgtcccatatggtcccccgtgcctgccaggagcgatttctgagcatagagccaggagtaacccctgagcactgctgggtgtgacccaaaaaccaaaaaaaatttttttgcagaaATATTAGGATCAGTTTATTGGTTTCTATAAAGAAATCAAaggggtctttttgtttgtttgctttttgtctgttttgttaagccacacccagggtacttacttctggctttgtgttcaagagaactttcctggaaggcttgggagacttTATGAGATGactgggactgaacctgggtaggGTGCATAAAAggcatgccctacccactgtgttattactctggcctccatcatagtatttttaaaaattatccttccttccttcatttctttttttgttttgttttgttttggtttttggtttttggttttttgggccacacccgtttgatgctcagaaattggccctgacttggggggaccatatgggacgccgggggatcgaacctcggtctcgatctttccttggctagcacttgcaaggtagacaccttacctctagtgccacctcgctggccctaccttcatttctttattttgtttgttcgtttgttcctccattctttcctcttccttcatttttttggtttttgggctacacccagtgatgcttaggggttgctccttgcTCAGCATGCAaacatgctatcgctccggtagGGCAcctactttgcatgtagctgatctagaTTCAAtcttgagcatcccatatggtcccctaaaattccactaagtgatttctgagtacagagtctgaAGAAactcctgagctttgctgggtatgactccaaaacaaaacaaaaactctttttttttctttttaaaacaaaaactcttgatccaaagagatagcacagtggggaaggcgcttgccttgcatgtactggaCCTGGATTTCTGCTATCAAGTGCCACCCCTTAGCACAAAGCCACAGTAGCTTCAACCCTCCCCAGTCAATTGGATATAAATGTAAGGATTAATTTCTGGGTTCTCTTTTTCTTCACCGGTCTGCCTGTTTCCATGTGATCtagtgagcatcaccaggaataatcctggacACAAGCCCTGCACACTGCAagctgtggccccagaacaaaagaaaagttcaTCACAAAAGACCACAAGTGGCATGATTTCATTTATTACTTGTGCAGTAGTGGCAGCAGTGAtgctcagcagtgctggggatggagctaGTGGCACAGCAGGTGGACTTCAGGGACTAGGGAGTGCCATGGTATCAAGTGCTGGTGACTGGATTCAGGGCCTCATATAGGCAAGGTCTGTTCTCTACTACTTTAGCCACATATCTGGATCTGGTTCAGTGTGATTTCATTTATGTGGAAAATCTCAACAGGTAAATCCACAGATAACGATGTCTATCAATGGTTGCCCAGATTAGGAAATATGGGAGAAGATGCCCTTGGTAGCTGAAGGAAACTGGGTTTCTCCTGGGGTGATGAAATCTGTTCTAATATTGACTATGGCGATGGTTGCACAActctaaatatgttttaaaatgttactgAATTGTACActgtattctatttattttggctacacctgatgaatgtgatcagggatcactcctggagggactcaggggaccatatgtggtcccaggGACAGAACCTAGGCTGgtcctgtgcaagacaagcaccctatcggctgtactatctctctaattcaGAAATTAGACATGTTAAATGAGTGAATAGAAAGGAATTGTAAATTTTGTCTCAGTCAAGCCATTAACCATAAAAGTTTatatatgaggggctggagaaatagcatggaggtaaggcatttgccttgcatgcagaagaattccggcatcccatatggtcctccgagcctgtcaggagcgatttctgagcatagagcccggagtagctcctgagtgctgccgggtgtgacccctcccaaaaaaaagtttatatatgaAAGTGAAACTCTTctatgaccagagagatagtacaaggtgtAAGACATTTGTGGCTGAGTCCGACAAGGACTGGTTAAAATTCCTTATgttctcctgaacatcaccaggggtACCTTTTGAGCACCCAATTCCTGACTGAGTAAcattggatgtagcccaaaaaaccaaacttaacaaataaatggctaataAATCAATGGCTAATAAtcaatcaga from Suncus etruscus isolate mSunEtr1 chromosome 11, mSunEtr1.pri.cur, whole genome shotgun sequence harbors:
- the CSAD gene encoding cysteine sulfinic acid decarboxylase isoform X2, with amino-acid sequence MGSSALCHYSIQKGAAFLGLGTDSIRVVKADERGKMIPEDLERQICLAEAEGAVPFLVSATSGTTVLGAFDPLEEIADVCHRHGLWLHVDAAWGGSVLLSKTHRHLLAGIQRADSVAWNPHKLLTAGLQCSALLLRDTSNLLKHCHGSQASYLFQQDKFYDVALDTGDKVVQCGRRVDCLKLWLMWKALGSKGLELRVDQAFALSRYLVEEMKKREGFELVMEPEFVNVCFWFVPPSLRGKKGSPDYHEKLAKVAPVLKERMVKEGSMMVGYQPHGTRANFFRMIVANPALTPADMDFLLNELERLGQDL